Proteins from one Entomospira culicis genomic window:
- a CDS encoding YqaJ viral recombinase family protein → MNNLELIKDKYGYRLNHLEHRHHADGSKKWHALRRAYIGGSDSAALANNFAHEIGISYVTTYASPLTLYRAKTQEQPVQVESEAIARGKRREGGLRAIAARTIKAELGKKVKVRRQAYTYLATLEDINLGANLDGIVIESDGSLAGLEIKTGNVWVAKEWANDGLPANYYCQVQHYMMVTGLRTFYLLAEIGDSLLLREVPYNEAFCAKLMYEYKAFQEALVYEQPPMPLGLACENTVLTQAQTSSKYIQADDLLNIVEQRNALDEQIKLLEAQKDKLDAQLKLAIGEHEGLAVGGYLISYKQSKASISFDSKKFALEHEDLYQRYCSSKVGSRRFLVKYEQSKPSITGDNKQFALENEELYQRYCQEFQFMP, encoded by the coding sequence ATGAATAACCTAGAACTAATCAAAGACAAATACGGCTATCGCCTCAACCACCTAGAACATCGCCACCATGCCGATGGCAGCAAGAAGTGGCACGCCTTACGCCGTGCATACATCGGGGGTAGCGATAGTGCCGCGTTGGCGAATAATTTTGCGCATGAGATTGGCATTTCTTACGTTACCACCTATGCCAGCCCCTTAACCCTTTATCGGGCAAAGACGCAAGAGCAACCCGTTCAAGTGGAGAGTGAAGCCATCGCACGGGGTAAGCGACGCGAAGGCGGTTTACGCGCCATTGCCGCACGCACGATTAAAGCAGAGTTAGGCAAGAAGGTTAAGGTGCGTCGCCAAGCCTACACCTATCTCGCGACGCTAGAGGACATCAACCTAGGTGCTAATCTTGATGGTATCGTTATCGAGAGTGATGGTAGCCTCGCTGGACTAGAAATCAAAACGGGTAATGTCTGGGTGGCTAAGGAGTGGGCAAACGATGGCTTGCCAGCCAATTACTATTGCCAAGTGCAACACTACATGATGGTAACGGGTCTACGAACATTCTACTTGCTTGCCGAGATTGGCGATAGCCTCTTATTGCGTGAGGTTCCGTATAACGAAGCATTTTGTGCTAAGTTGATGTACGAGTACAAAGCCTTTCAAGAGGCGCTAGTCTATGAACAACCGCCGATGCCATTGGGTTTGGCTTGTGAGAACACGGTTCTAACACAAGCTCAAACCTCTAGTAAATACATCCAAGCCGACGATCTCTTGAACATTGTGGAGCAACGCAATGCGCTTGACGAACAGATTAAGCTTTTGGAAGCGCAAAAGGATAAGCTAGATGCACAGCTAAAGCTAGCCATTGGCGAGCATGAGGGCTTAGCCGTTGGTGGCTACCTGATTAGCTACAAACAGAGCAAGGCAAGCATCAGTTTTGATAGTAAGAAGTTTGCGCTAGAGCATGAGGATTTATATCAACGCTATTGTTCCTCAAAAGTAGGCAGTCGACGGTTTTTAGTAAAATACGAACAGAGCAAACCTAGTATTACTGGTGATAACAAGCAGTTTGCTCTCGAGAATGAAGAGTTGTATCAACGCTACTGCCAAGAGTTTCAATTCATGCCATAG
- a CDS encoding PH domain-containing protein has protein sequence MAKRSTVSAKDVANTFYLLGLLISLAVFIILIPFKIIYKIMDSRRYKREYRDDLLELKALVEKQQVRSLDKDSYAENILDSKEELYKIYHHVQWLEERVIGYKRRRNGFRVSNYGFYEDNSYTQQESIKDLVVLRTGRVYLTDKRIVMYATDKTIKELKYKDIAHVDTGKRTLLFSKKSGGKAVLLRFKVSVFTAKALIVGFWPNAKNVLLPPKVIADMSKLEQA, from the coding sequence ATGGCGAAGAGATCTACGGTATCGGCAAAGGATGTGGCTAACACATTTTATCTCCTTGGTTTGTTGATCAGTTTGGCGGTTTTCATTATTTTAATACCCTTTAAAATAATCTATAAGATTATGGATAGCAGAAGGTACAAAAGAGAGTATCGCGATGACTTACTAGAATTAAAAGCGTTGGTAGAGAAGCAACAAGTGCGCTCTTTGGATAAAGATAGTTACGCAGAAAACATTTTAGATAGCAAGGAAGAGCTCTACAAAATTTATCACCATGTGCAATGGCTAGAAGAGCGCGTTATTGGCTACAAACGACGACGTAATGGCTTTAGGGTAAGTAATTATGGCTTTTATGAAGATAATAGTTATACACAGCAAGAGTCGATTAAGGACTTGGTTGTCCTTAGAACGGGGCGCGTCTACCTCACCGACAAGCGTATTGTAATGTATGCCACTGATAAGACGATTAAAGAGCTTAAATATAAGGATATCGCTCATGTGGATACGGGTAAACGAACACTTCTCTTTAGCAAAAAAAGTGGAGGTAAGGCGGTCTTGTTACGTTTTAAGGTGAGTGTTTTTACTGCCAAAGCTTTAATTGTGGGTTTTTGGCCTAATGCGAAGAACGTACTGTTACCACCTAAAGTTATTGCTGATATGAGCAAGCTAGAGCAAGCATAA
- a CDS encoding tyrosine-type recombinase/integrase, whose amino-acid sequence MPQIKKSIKVKWFANRNKYYVSFAHTPARWIASEITVKSEQGTKLAEQWAKLHEHQLFAVQPTTETLANFATGFFDEDRELYRLNMAKGRTRNGNYYKTGAIWLNNYILPSFGEHPIHTVTAMAIDDWLLKIRGKNVKELSSASKNRIMEVFRLVMSEAKRQRLISYNPLDDIKPFKENSSRAIFTKQEIQQLFPSDNEAMLRIWLTPMWCAWACIMRDTGHRPSEQIALTWQDYYRENGMTGFLINKKYDVGYKQVIQGTKSGKDRATLISQQAVYWLEQWHGLSPRTLPEDLIFFSLEGKNDYIQVESANKHFRASLTRAGIEIDGRTQYCLRHTLNTQLKSILGHSDKLRALMGHSSESMTNNYNHPTAEHLFGEVSEMSGIIEGVFK is encoded by the coding sequence ATGCCACAAATCAAAAAATCAATTAAAGTAAAATGGTTTGCTAACCGTAACAAGTATTACGTTTCTTTTGCACACACGCCTGCGCGTTGGATAGCCAGTGAAATAACCGTGAAGAGTGAGCAAGGTACTAAATTAGCCGAGCAGTGGGCTAAATTACATGAGCATCAACTTTTTGCCGTTCAACCCACAACAGAAACCCTAGCTAATTTTGCTACAGGATTTTTTGATGAAGATCGTGAACTGTATAGGCTCAATATGGCGAAAGGGCGTACGCGCAATGGTAATTATTACAAAACGGGTGCGATTTGGCTTAACAACTACATCCTCCCCTCCTTCGGAGAGCATCCCATTCATACGGTTACGGCAATGGCGATTGATGATTGGTTGCTTAAGATTAGGGGGAAAAATGTGAAAGAGTTATCGAGTGCCTCAAAAAATCGTATTATGGAGGTCTTTCGCTTGGTCATGAGTGAGGCTAAACGCCAACGCTTGATTAGCTACAACCCACTGGACGACATTAAACCCTTCAAAGAAAACTCAAGCCGTGCCATCTTCACCAAGCAAGAGATACAACAACTTTTTCCATCCGATAATGAGGCGATGCTTAGGATATGGCTTACCCCGATGTGGTGTGCGTGGGCTTGCATTATGCGAGATACCGGACACCGTCCCAGCGAGCAGATCGCCTTAACATGGCAAGATTATTATCGTGAAAATGGCATGACTGGTTTCCTTATTAATAAGAAGTATGATGTGGGTTACAAGCAGGTAATCCAAGGAACAAAGAGCGGTAAAGACCGAGCAACGTTGATTAGTCAACAAGCCGTCTATTGGCTAGAACAGTGGCACGGGTTATCGCCTCGTACGCTACCAGAAGATTTAATCTTTTTTAGCTTAGAGGGCAAGAACGATTATATTCAAGTGGAGAGCGCCAACAAACATTTTCGCGCGAGCCTAACCAGAGCAGGCATTGAGATAGACGGACGCACCCAATATTGTCTGCGTCATACGCTAAATACGCAACTCAAATCTATCTTAGGACATAGCGATAAATTACGCGCATTAATGGGTCATAGTAGCGAGAGCATGACCAACAACTACAACCACCCCACCGCCGAACATCTCTTTGGGGAAGTAAGCGAAATGAGTGGCATTATTGAAGGGGTTTTTAAATAG
- a CDS encoding tetratricopeptide repeat protein has product MINKKRLLIFILLFITPIYLFSVDNYAEIDKNFKDKLSVMQNSSEVYVEYALFLLEHNFLHEAIEQLRKGLSFPDAEERDVMYWLSKSYAMIGANDLALFYAKEHYERNQTNEEALFEYIWLLHRNLKTEEAIDLAHLAYEKNTYSFILASFLAILYGEINKYELAIHYYQDAEELAYVLGIDDLSLISNYYNQYLLEINFLQFKKAQEILEKALAIDPMNPLLLRSFGNFYHQQMNFSLALAYYQESERQEIIYTKEKKTLRTPLSKLELLTLYLDFNLINEAESIRKEIKREKENRTWMRGYGINHYFFDALWYEEELHYWLITKEENKHKIARNFWQQLIQYKNKFTLSIDIRRARTKRERSHLLALEYAKKNQHLENSAYYYLMLNDRRLFVGQLPITSHSPKSLLYKEIDYATKYRDKTKLFMLLDNLQLPYQNKEKVLIIKNILINTKLKKGEHKILIEELYRLTPHLSQPFGMFFEIDMENISSKNQKKIKRALKRIGVKEESSPFLLRIEEAEEELRILLFEDSVLRKEWQVKHYGYRHWRILAENIRKELFASV; this is encoded by the coding sequence ATGATTAATAAAAAACGATTATTAATATTTATTTTATTATTTATTACCCCAATATACCTATTTTCCGTAGATAATTATGCAGAGATAGATAAAAATTTTAAAGATAAATTATCTGTTATGCAGAATTCCAGCGAAGTATACGTAGAGTACGCATTATTTTTATTAGAGCATAACTTTCTGCATGAGGCCATAGAACAGTTACGTAAGGGATTATCTTTTCCAGATGCTGAGGAGAGGGATGTTATGTATTGGTTATCTAAAAGTTATGCAATGATTGGTGCCAATGATTTGGCTCTTTTCTATGCAAAAGAGCATTATGAGAGAAATCAGACGAATGAAGAGGCTCTTTTTGAATATATTTGGTTACTCCACAGAAATTTAAAAACAGAAGAAGCTATTGATTTAGCCCATCTAGCTTACGAAAAAAATACTTATTCTTTTATTTTAGCATCATTTTTAGCCATCTTATATGGAGAAATAAATAAATATGAGCTAGCTATTCATTATTATCAAGACGCAGAAGAATTAGCCTATGTATTAGGAATTGATGATTTGAGCTTAATTTCTAATTATTATAATCAATACTTGTTGGAAATTAATTTTTTACAGTTTAAAAAAGCACAAGAAATTCTAGAAAAAGCATTAGCTATTGATCCTATGAATCCGTTATTATTACGTTCTTTTGGCAATTTTTATCATCAACAGATGAACTTTTCTCTAGCTTTAGCCTACTATCAAGAGAGTGAGCGTCAAGAAATTATTTACACAAAAGAAAAAAAAACGCTTCGTACGCCTCTCTCTAAACTAGAATTATTAACACTATATTTAGATTTTAATCTTATAAATGAAGCCGAATCTATTCGAAAAGAGATAAAACGAGAGAAAGAAAATCGTACTTGGATGCGCGGTTATGGTATTAATCATTACTTTTTTGATGCACTCTGGTATGAAGAAGAGTTGCACTACTGGCTTATTACTAAAGAAGAAAATAAACATAAAATTGCTCGGAATTTTTGGCAACAACTTATACAATATAAAAATAAATTCACTCTCTCAATAGATATTCGTCGGGCACGAACAAAACGTGAGCGTAGTCATTTACTGGCACTAGAGTATGCAAAAAAGAATCAGCATCTGGAAAATAGCGCCTACTATTATCTTATGTTAAATGATAGAAGATTGTTTGTTGGACAATTACCGATCACTAGTCATTCTCCCAAATCTTTATTATATAAAGAAATAGATTATGCAACAAAATATCGAGATAAAACTAAGTTGTTCATGTTACTTGATAATCTACAACTTCCCTATCAAAATAAAGAAAAAGTATTAATAATAAAGAATATATTGATAAATACTAAATTGAAGAAGGGGGAGCATAAAATTCTTATTGAAGAGCTATATCGCCTTACCCCTCACCTCTCACAACCTTTTGGCATGTTTTTTGAGATTGATATGGAAAACATTTCATCTAAAAATCAAAAAAAAATAAAACGCGCGCTTAAAAGAATTGGGGTAAAAGAAGAATCTTCTCCTTTTTTATTAAGGATAGAAGAAGCGGAGGAAGAGTTACGTATTCTTTTATTTGAAGACTCTGTATTAAGGAAAGAGTGGCAAGTGAAGCATTACGGCTATCGCCATTGGCGAATATTGGCAGAAAACATACGTAAGGAATTATTCGCTAGTGTTTAA
- a CDS encoding recombinase RecT: protein MASITTQGQAIHKSPVHPQSSIYQLADSANIKARFETVLNKNAGAYLGSVLNVVKNNKALADCEPMSIMGSALIGATLNLPIDPNLGFAAIIPYKDKGIAKAQFQIMTKGLIQLAQRSGQYKNIGVNAVYEDELKSYNPIFDKIEVEVVVDGYRSQGRDDKIVGYLAYLELLNGFEKILYKSIAEIDAHGKKFSKTFDFKGSPWQANREAMRRKTVLKELISKWGVMSIDYQMQPMQTALKSDQAIMDGIDDASPHYVDNPNYEDTIPAPPQEQSDEAKLLDDSWESPI, encoded by the coding sequence ATGGCAAGTATCACCACCCAAGGGCAGGCAATCCATAAGAGTCCCGTTCACCCCCAAAGTAGCATCTATCAGTTAGCCGATAGTGCCAACATTAAGGCGCGCTTTGAGACCGTGCTTAACAAAAATGCTGGTGCTTATTTAGGCAGTGTCTTAAATGTGGTTAAAAATAATAAGGCATTGGCTGATTGCGAGCCAATGAGCATTATGGGTAGTGCCTTAATCGGGGCAACGCTCAATCTACCTATCGACCCTAACCTAGGCTTTGCCGCCATCATCCCTTACAAGGATAAAGGCATAGCAAAGGCACAATTTCAAATCATGACCAAGGGCTTAATTCAGTTAGCTCAACGTAGCGGACAGTATAAGAACATCGGCGTAAATGCGGTGTATGAGGACGAGTTAAAGAGTTACAACCCGATTTTTGATAAAATTGAAGTGGAGGTGGTAGTCGATGGGTATCGTTCTCAAGGGCGCGACGATAAGATTGTTGGTTACCTTGCTTACCTAGAGTTGCTTAACGGCTTTGAGAAGATTCTCTACAAGAGCATTGCCGAGATTGACGCGCATGGTAAGAAGTTTAGCAAGACCTTTGATTTCAAGGGATCTCCTTGGCAAGCCAACCGCGAAGCGATGCGTCGAAAAACCGTGCTTAAAGAGCTGATTAGCAAGTGGGGCGTAATGAGCATTGATTATCAGATGCAACCGATGCAGACCGCCCTCAAGAGCGACCAAGCGATTATGGATGGTATCGATGATGCAAGCCCTCACTATGTGGATAATCCTAACTACGAGGACACGATTCCAGCACCACCCCAAGAGCAATCAGACGAAGCCAAGCTTTTAGATGACAGCTGGGAGAGTCCTATTTA
- a CDS encoding XRE family transcriptional regulator produces MLDFWLRFDQLAKARGLINKEIYTQAGIAPNTFSQWRLNDRIPPADRAQALAHVLDTTVEYLVTGQSTLPMASSSNLPILKPQLSSGTQEQWQEAINIAGYLDIFRLEDKAIKQYAFVASGSSMLGVGIAEGDYIIFTPHNAQERLHDGLYLFAIDEVVYCKRLEFDLLADTIKIFNMRSTDPKEAELVRTLTGIHSQPNVRLLGRVTGCYHVHSHN; encoded by the coding sequence ATGCTTGACTTCTGGCTACGCTTTGACCAGCTAGCAAAAGCACGGGGCTTAATTAATAAAGAGATCTACACGCAAGCAGGTATCGCACCTAATACCTTCTCGCAGTGGCGGCTTAACGACCGCATACCGCCAGCCGATCGGGCGCAAGCCTTAGCCCACGTGCTTGATACCACCGTTGAGTACTTGGTAACGGGGCAAAGTACCCTACCCATGGCTAGCAGTAGCAATCTCCCCATCCTTAAGCCACAGTTAAGCAGTGGTACGCAAGAGCAGTGGCAAGAGGCGATAAACATTGCTGGCTATCTGGATATCTTTAGGTTGGAGGATAAAGCGATCAAGCAATATGCCTTTGTCGCCTCTGGTAGCAGTATGCTGGGCGTAGGCATCGCCGAGGGTGATTATATCATCTTTACCCCCCACAACGCACAAGAGCGCCTACACGATGGCTTATATCTCTTTGCTATCGATGAGGTGGTCTATTGTAAACGCTTAGAGTTTGATCTATTAGCCGACACCATTAAGATTTTTAATATGCGCAGTACCGACCCCAAAGAGGCGGAGTTAGTCCGCACGCTTACCGGCATTCACAGTCAGCCGAATGTTCGCTTACTAGGTCGGGTTACCGGTTGCTATCATGTGCATAGCCACAATTAA